In the Pedobacter cryoconitis genome, AATTAATTAGACAAATTTAATCATTATAAAACATTCATTTTATGATCTGCATCATATCCTGTTTTAACAATCTTCCCGCGGATAAGTTTGAGCTCTCCGCTGGCAGCCAGTTTCTTTATCGTTCTGATCACAGTTTCCACTCTCAAACCACTCATATCGGCCAATGTTTGCCTTGTAATGTTCAATGCAGCGCCATCCTCCAGATCCTGAGACAAGTAATTGATCAACGTAAACAAGCGATGTTCTGCCTGCTCATTGGCCAGTTCCTCCAGCATCATAGATTTGTAAAATAACCTTTTACTCATGGTCATGATCAAATCCATACTGAAATCGCTGTTTTCTACGATCATTTTCAGGAAAGCCGGTTTATCCAGCTGA is a window encoding:
- a CDS encoding Crp/Fnr family transcriptional regulator, with the protein product MYIQYLTAHHFKTTLYKKGEVIYEPGQHPKYAYFIKSGEVRMATVNQDGREFIQGVFKSKQLFGEPALLLDRPYLAYTIASRDTEVIQLDKPAFLKMIVENSDFSMDLIMTMSKRLFYKSMMLEELANEQAEHRLFTLINYLSQDLEDGAALNITRQTLADMSGLRVETVIRTIKKLAASGELKLIRGKIVKTGYDADHKMNVL